The DNA segment AGGAAATCGCCGGGATCACCTACCGGCAGCTCGACTACTGGGCGCGGACCGATCTGGTGCAGCCGTCGGTGACGTCGGCGGACGGCAGCGGATCCCGCCGTGCCTACTCCTACGGCGATCTGCTCAAGCTGCGGGTCATCAAGGATCTCCTCGACAACGGGGTCGGCCTGCCGCAGATCCGCGACGTGTTCACGAACCACAAGCACATCCTCGGCGAGGACCTGGCCGGGGGCAGGCTGGTCATCAGCGGCGACGAGGTGCTGTTTATGACGGGCCCGGACGAGTTGGTGGCGTTGCTCCAGCGACCGGGCCAGCAGGCGCTGGCGCTCATCATGCTCGAGGTCGAGGGAATCAAGGAGCAGCTCAACGGCGCCATCGTCAGCGAACTCGGAGAGAGGCGCGACGGCTCCGCCGGGGCGGAGGGCGACGAGCAGCCGGCTGCGCCGGAGGTCGGCGAGGCCGGCGAGGCCGGCGCCGGCTACGGGACCTGAGGGAATCTCAACGCCCCCGGGACTCCGGCGGCGTGCCGACATCCGATCCCGCCGCCGGCGGGCCGGCCTTCGCCCACTCCTCGGAGCGGGCGTTCAGTGAGCTTCTCGACTTCTACGGCGTCCCGTGGGAGTACGAGCCCACCACCTTCGTGCTCGAACGGGATCCCTCGGGACGCGTGCTGGAGGCCTTCACCCCGGACTTCTACCTGCCCTCCTACGACACCTACGTGGAGTTGACGACCTTGCAGCAGAAGCTCGTCACCAGGAAGAACCGCAAGGTGCGCAAGCTGCGGACCCGCTATCCC comes from the bacterium genome and includes:
- a CDS encoding MerR family transcriptional regulator — translated: MSDNVVRSYTSKQAQEIAGITYRQLDYWARTDLVQPSVTSADGSGSRRAYSYGDLLKLRVIKDLLDNGVGLPQIRDVFTNHKHILGEDLAGGRLVISGDEVLFMTGPDELVALLQRPGQQALALIMLEVEGIKEQLNGAIVSELGERRDGSAGAEGDEQPAAPEVGEAGEAGAGYGT